The Deinococcota bacterium region GGCACTCGCCGGCGACTTCGAGGCCATCATCGTGGCTTTCGGCAATCAGCCCGACCCCGAACTGAGGACGCCCATCTGGCAGCCCGGCGGCGCGCTCTACTACTGGCACCGCGCCACCCAGCCCGCCGCAGAGGGCAGCGAGCCCAACATGGCGGCGATGGCGGACTGGGAGCGCCGCATCTGGGAGATCTTCGACGAGGGCGCCAGGCTGAATGACCAGGAGCGCCGCGCCGAGCTCTACGGCGAGTGGCAGGAGCTTAACGCCGAGTACCTGCCGGTCATCATGATCGCCAAGCCCGCCAACATCGCCGCCGCGTACAACCGCGTGGGCAACTTCGTCTACAGCCTGGGCGTCATCCCCGGCTACAACCCGGTGGTGCTCTACACCGTCAACGAGTAAATTCGAGCACGGAGGGAGGAGTCAATCGTCAGGAGCCGGAAGATGTCGACCGTTCAGGCTCCTGAATTCTTTTAGCGATGTTGAGTTATCTCGTCAAACGCACACTCATCGTCATCCCCACGCTCTTTTTCGTGTCGGTCGTTTCTTTTGCCATCCTTCAGCTTCAGCCCGGCAGCTTTACCGACCGCTACCTGGAGGACCCGCGCGTCAGCCGCGAGACGGTCGCGCGCATCAACGCTCAGCTCGGCCTCGACCGCCCCGCCTGGGAGCAGTACGGGCGCTGGGTCTGGGGCATCGTGACGCGCGGCGACTTCGGCTACTCCTTTTTCGCCAACCGGCCCGTCTGGAACATGATCGGCGAGCGGCTCGGCTGGACGGTGATCATCGCGCTGTCGACCATGCTCTTCTCCTGGCTCGTCGCCATTCCCTTAGGCGTCTACACCGCCGTGAACCGCAACGGCGTGACCGACGCCATTGCCAGCTTCGTCGGCTACATCGGCCTGGCGGTACCGGACTTTTTAGTGGCGCTGTTGCTCGTCTCGCTGGTGCTCAACCTGGGCGGCACGCAGGTCGGCGGGCTGTTCAGCCCGCAGTACATCGCCGCGCCCTGGAGCCTGACCAAGTTCTTGGACCTGTTGAACCACCTGTGGATTCCCATCCTGGCGGTCGGCACCTCGGGCGTCGCCGTGCTCATGCGGCAGATGCGCGCCAACCTCCTGGACGTCTTGAACGCCGACTTCGTGCGCACGGCGCGCGCCAAAGGGGTGCGCGAGCGGACGGTGACCTACCGCCACGCGGTGCGCAACGCCATCAACCCGCTCATCTCGCTGGCCGGGCTCAGCCTGCCCGAAGTCATCAACGGCACCATCATCGTCTCCATCGTCTTAAATCTGTTCACCATCGGTCCGCTGCTCTACGAGTCGCTGCTCGCCAAGGACCAGTACGTGGCGATGACCTTGCTGCTGTTCTCGAGCCTGCTCTTGATAATCGGCAACCTCTTAGCCGATCTGGCCCTGGCCTGGGCCGACCCGAGGATCAGATATGATTGACCCTCCCGCCGAACGTGCCCTGGCCCCGGCGCGTCCACAGAGGCGCCGGAGCCAGGGTCCCTTGTCGCTGGCCTGGCGACGCTTCAAGCGCTCCAAGGTCGGCGCCGCCGGGGGTATCATCCTCATAACGCTTTATGTAATCGCGCTCTTCGCGGGTTTTTTCGCGCCCTACAACATCACCACCCAGCACTCCCGCTCTCCCTACCAGCCACCGCAGCGCGTCCACCTCGTCCACGAGGGCCGGCTCATGCGGCCCTTCGTCTATCCGGTGGCGCGAGAGCGCGACCCGGTCACCTTTCGCTCCTTTTACGCCGAGGATCAGAGCCGGCCCGAGCCCATCCGCTTTTTCGTGCGCGGTCAGCCCTATAGGCTTCTGGGCGCACGGACCGACCTGCACCTCTTCGGCGTGGCGGAGGGCTTTTACTTTCCGCTCGGCACCGACCGCTTCGGCCGCGACCTCTTGAGCCGGATGCTGGTCGGCTCGCAGGTGTCCCTGACCGTCGGCGTCATCGGCATCCTCATCTCCTTTTCGATCGGCATCCTCATGGGCGGCATCTCGGGCTACTACGGCGGCGTCGTCGACGGCCTCATCCAGCGGCTCATCGAGGTCATGCTCTCCTTCCCGCGCCTGCCGATCCTGCTTGCCTTGGCGACGGTCATTCCGGCCACCTGGCCCTCGACCCGGGTCTACCTGGGTATCGTGGCGGTCTTGTCCCTGATCGGCTGGGCCAGCCTGGCCAGGGTGGTGCGCGGGCAGGTCCTGGCGGCGCGCGAGGCCGACTACGTGCAGGCGGCCAGAGCTATCGGCGCGGGCGACCTGCGCGTCATCTTGCGCCACCTCATGCCCAACTTGAGCTCGTACCTGGTGATCGCCGCCACCCTGGCCTTGCCCGCCTACATCCTGGGCGAGAGCGCCTTGTCCTTTTTGGGACTTGGCGTCAAGGAGCCGATGACGAGCTGGGGCCTGCTGCTCCGCGACGCGCAGAACTTCGAGACTCTGAGCCTCTACCCCTGGCTGCTCCTGCCCGGCCTGATGATCGTCCTCTCGGTGCTGGCCTTCAACTTCGTCGGCGACGCCCTGCGCGACGCGGTCGACGCGCGGATGACCTGAGCCGCCGGGCTTGCCGGGCAAATGGTCTAGAACTGGTTCAAAGTGCGTATGAAAGTATGGTATGACTAGAGGGCAAGCTCGAGAATTGGATTGGAGGAGGAGGATGAGAACCCGAATCACCGCACTGCTTTTCGCCCTCTGCGGCTTTGCCGCTGCCCAGAGCCTGGACATGTGGTCCTGGCGGACCGAAGACGTGGCCGCCTACCGGGAGATTCTGCAAGCCTACCAGGAGCAGAACCCTGGGGTCAGCGTCAACTTCGAGGCCTTCTTGAATACCGAGTACAACACCCTGGTCGCCACCTCGCTCCAGGCCGGCGAGGCCGCCGACGTGGTGCAGACGCGCTCCTACGGCGGCGTCAGGCCGTGGATCGAGGGCGGTTACCTCTTGCCTCTGGACGGCCGCGTGGCGAGCTTGGAGAACTACTCGAGCCAGACCCTGGACGCCGTGCGCTCCCAGGAAAGCGGCGAGGTCTACGGCGTGCCCTTCGCCGTCCAGGTTCTGCAGATGTTCTACAACCGGGCGATCTTTACCGAGCTCGGCCTGGAAGAGCCC contains the following coding sequences:
- a CDS encoding ABC transporter permease, whose protein sequence is MLSYLVKRTLIVIPTLFFVSVVSFAILQLQPGSFTDRYLEDPRVSRETVARINAQLGLDRPAWEQYGRWVWGIVTRGDFGYSFFANRPVWNMIGERLGWTVIIALSTMLFSWLVAIPLGVYTAVNRNGVTDAIASFVGYIGLAVPDFLVALLLVSLVLNLGGTQVGGLFSPQYIAAPWSLTKFLDLLNHLWIPILAVGTSGVAVLMRQMRANLLDVLNADFVRTARAKGVRERTVTYRHAVRNAINPLISLAGLSLPEVINGTIIVSIVLNLFTIGPLLYESLLAKDQYVAMTLLLFSSLLLIIGNLLADLALAWADPRIRYD
- a CDS encoding ABC transporter permease — encoded protein: MIDPPAERALAPARPQRRRSQGPLSLAWRRFKRSKVGAAGGIILITLYVIALFAGFFAPYNITTQHSRSPYQPPQRVHLVHEGRLMRPFVYPVARERDPVTFRSFYAEDQSRPEPIRFFVRGQPYRLLGARTDLHLFGVAEGFYFPLGTDRFGRDLLSRMLVGSQVSLTVGVIGILISFSIGILMGGISGYYGGVVDGLIQRLIEVMLSFPRLPILLALATVIPATWPSTRVYLGIVAVLSLIGWASLARVVRGQVLAAREADYVQAARAIGAGDLRVILRHLMPNLSSYLVIAATLALPAYILGESALSFLGLGVKEPMTSWGLLLRDAQNFETLSLYPWLLLPGLMIVLSVLAFNFVGDALRDAVDARMT